The nucleotide sequence CATCTCATTCAATTTTGTCCCACTTATAGTTACTTTTGCATCTGAGCTGAATGTTACTTGCATGATTCTTTTAATGGCTGATATAAGCAATGAAACCAGGGAAGTTGCACATGTTGACATGTGCTCGTGTATTTAGCAGCAGATATGGAAGTTGCCCCATGTTGCTCCTCTATAGCCTTATCTAAGCATTTTAGAATTTCTGTCAGGTTAGGTCCAAGTTATTAGGTCATTGCTCAATTAGGTCATGCACATACTTATGTCATGACTATCCTTGTGAATGCCACATTTCTATTTTATTTGGCTTTTTTTTGATCTCGAGTTTGGACCCTTCCTGTCAAATACATTTGCACAAGCTATTAAGAGAAAGCTTAAAGCAGCTGATGATAgttagaaaatagagaaaaggaaGACAGCAACATGGAGAACTGTGCCTGCCAGCATGTCTTGGGCTGTGGGGAAAGAACAAAATGATAGATGCCTTGAGGATAAAGTacagtcattttttatttcaaatgtaGATGTCTGCAGTTATTAGAATCCTGGTGTAAATTGCCTTTTGATAGTGATGTAAACTCTTTAGCATTTGTGATGGGCACTGGATTTAATTGTTTTGGAAATCTTGCTTTGTGTCCAAACAAATGTGATACATTTCTAGATCATTATGTTTTATAAGCTGATTAACTGCTTCCTTCTCTTCTGATGCAGGATGACTCTTATTTGGACAGCTACATCAGCACAATTGGTGTTGACTTTGTAAGCCAAAATTAGTAGTGACTTACATATATAAAATTCTTGCAGTTGGTGAAGTTCCTACTTTATGTTGCAGAAAATACGTACTGTGGAGCAAGATGGGAAGACTATTAAACTTCAAATTGTatggttttctttctttcttttagtttttttgggTTGAGAATTGACAGAATTTATTCATGTTAATTTCTTTTGGAAAAGGTCAAGTAGCTTTAGAGGTTACAAATTAGCTAGGTGATGAATACAACTTctaatatttttgttataataTTCTGTGTGGTTTTCCATGGATTTATGCACTTCACTTGAATCTTTATTTTAATTCTTCCATACAGATATCAGGTGCTCTAGGATTGAGTTGTGTTCTTTTACAATTGAAAATAATCTGAATTTATCTGCTAGCTTTTGTTCCTGTCATTATGCATtttcaaaatgaaattttaaGTCCTCGTCTGTGTTACATTTGCCAGTGGGACACTGCTGGACAAGAACGTTTCAGGACAATCACAAGTAGTTACTACCGTGGGGCACATGGCATAATAGTATGTTTCCGTGACTCCTTTATAAAGCAAATGAATCAGTTAACTTTTTTCCTTTTCGCTTGATGAAATCCTTACtcttgtattttttctttgaatattctggcagatagtttatgaTATAACTGATCAAGAAAGCTTCAACAATGTTAAGCAATGGTTGAGTGAAATTGATCGCTATGCAAGCGAAAATGTAAACAAGCTTTTGGTTGGAAACAAGTCTGACTTGAATGATAACCGAGCAGTGTCGTACGATACAGCAAAGGTTAAGATCTAGCATTCtgttcattttcttttttggtttgtCCTTCTAGCACAATGCTTTTCAATTGACTGAAATAGTTCTTGATTCACATACTAGGCATTTGCTGATGAAATTGGCATTCCATTTATGGAGGCTAGTGCAAAGAGTGCCACTAATGTTGAGCAAGCTTTCATGGCAATGGCAGCTGAGATAAAGAATAGGTATTTTCTGTTCATTATTCTAGTACTTTCACCTCCTTATTGATTACTTCGAACCTGTATTCACGCGAGTTTGACTATGGaactattttcaaaactttatgGAGTAATTGCTTGAAACTGATTAATCCCATTAAGATATGATCTTGATATGCTAAAAAGCGGTATGTTTCACTACAGTCTGAACAAAAGCTGGTAGGTAGTCCATATATATTTTgccaaaattttatttgtttgacGTTTTTGACTACTTGATACAGGATGGCAACACAGCCAGCATCAAACAATGCAAAGCCACCCACCGTGCAGATACGCGGACAACCTGTTAACCAAAAAAGTGGCTGCTGTTCTTCTTAGGTGTCGCATTCTGCTAGCTAGAATTGCTTCCAGAGTCACATTCCAATCGGAATGCCTTGTTTTCTAAGCTGTGCCAGTTCCATTCTTTTTATACACCGGTATCCAAGTGGCCTGTACAAATCACAAGAAGTGCTTTTACGTATAGGACTCTTTCGTCTCCGTTCTATATTTTCACTTCGTCGGGTTTCCATGTCAAAGTTGCAGTGTTTGTTTCTGCAGTTTCAGGCATAATATATGTTTTAGAAGTTGGTTTTTATTAGATGGGATAGTGATAGAGCTGTAATGCTGTTGTACTTGACTATCATGCTCTTCAAATAAAATGCTCTTGCCATAATGTTCTTGTGAGATGTTTTTAACTTCTCAAATCTCAACCATTTGGTGTGTTGCTTTCTAGTGATCTTTTCCATAATGTTGTTCTTCATAATGTGGTGTGGTCTTAAAACAACAACGATTAATTACTCTTAAATATAAATTTAGctaatatttatctttattaccCTCTTTAGATCCACTTATGGGATTGCATTTAGATCCACTTATGGGATTGCATTGAGTACGTCGTACATTTTCTCAATAACTAATCTTTTGACACGTATATTTTGTTTCAATGAGAAATTTTTAAGAAAAGcacataaatattattaaaacaaCATTTGAGTTGTAAGATAAAAGTTAACAAAAAAAGTGTATAATCGTGAAATAATGACTTTGATCATTTTTAACGCTTGCCGAAGGAAGCAACCTTGATCCCCAAGAGTGCTCAAATGCGTTATTATATGAGTTCGGAGTTAAAAGGAATATTTTTTCATACTTAAGAGTCGAAATGAACAGCActtattgaaaacttttgcccacaAAACTACTGAGAGATTCGCCACCTGATTGTTATTtctgaaaagatttttatatagTGAACGTTTTGTCACTTCAATTTTTGAGAAATGGTACAACTTTTTCACATATATATGTGTTgttattcactcaattttatcTCATCCATCTATCATATTATTCTACTAATATCACCTTTTTGGACTTTGAGAATCCCTTAATAATAATGTCTCAACAATTCGAAATGTTTTTATATTGAATTGAACTGGATGTATGTAAATGCAatgaatattataaaaataaaaatatcaaggaCTCCAAAAATTCTTGGTCGTAAGTTTTGGAGCTGTGCACGTTCGAAGGTAAAATGTTTAAGTTGTTCAATTAAAAATATGTGTATGTTaacatttttccttattttgttgttttagaaAAATGGTGGATGTGATTATTTTCAGTGTATAAAGTATGTCAATAAATGAAACGTACATCATTCCACCACAATTGAAGAGACCCATATTCGATGGAGATATCGCGACTTCACTGAACACTATGAAGTTTGACACACTATTTAATCTCAATGAAGTCATAGAAGATAGAAATTTTCTTATGACATTGCtaaaagaatcaaaagaaaaataaactcaTTTGAAGATATGCTTAATGAAACTGAGCAGGAGAAACGTGTTTTGAAAAGGAAATGAAATGAAgaacagaaaaaaagaaaatattggaagtttttatgtgtatttgatgtttgatttgaaatttttttgccGTTGATTAGTTATCATGTAGTCATTCAGTGAGTTTAATGTTTGTGCAGTatgcttttttataattttattagtcCGAATCTGTCATGTAATatgtttttcaatttaaatttgaataaaatctattcttattcagtaattgttgtttattttacttaatataagtactcccttcatttcaaaatgaatgacctactttgacttgaaacaaagtttaagaaaataaagaagatttttgaatcttgtggccttaaattaaagttgtgtcaaatgtaccaaaatatcctttaatcttgtgtACCTAAACATGCCACATGAAAAGTTGAAAGTAAAGtgttgccaaaaaaggaaagaggtcattcttttttaaacggactaaaaaagaaATTAGGTCATTCCTTTTTAAACGAAAGAatacggagggagtattatttgctattcattttttatcacaagttttgatttttataaattatattttgttatctatattttttaaattcataatttaaaattagagaTACCGATATTTAATACTAAGGGTGTACAGATCAAACCGtcaaatcaaaccgaaccgacgaaccaaatcaaaccgagaaaaaaaatcgacttatgatttggtttgattggtttggcgttagaaaaaaaatcgaccattcttggtttgatttggtgttaaccaaaaaaaagtcaaaccgaacccgaatcaaagcgacataatatatatataatatttaaaattttttatacaaaaaatattaattataatcttctttttaaatattttttcaactagttttagtaattttcaataatttgaaagtagatgtagatatatatttgaaaaaatacataaaatagcatacttaagtattaaattacaaaaaaaatagcgACACTTTTAcgaattacattttgtagcatatgtatttgtatttttgtagcaacaatttgcaaaaatacaaaatacatatcgatcataaggacaataaaaatcatatgtatttgtatttttgtagcaacagttttcaaagatacaaaatacaacttgctatattatgtaattatgaaactcataattaaggggataagtatgctatttttgaattttgccctatatatttagatttgagcctttaagttgtaatattcatccattaattgctaattaaatgatcgaaaacccaatataaacttaaaacctaaacttttcactcttcatctcactttttagtttcaaaagagcttttcgctcctcattttttcataattatggtttttattagcacatgagtgaaaacatatttgatctaattttcgatcacaatataattgtaaaaactaaagattataaaaaaaaaacaaaaaaaaaacaaaaaatccaaaaaaaacgactaaaacctaaaccgaaaaaaccaattttatgttggtttgatttggtttgtagttttaataaaccgacatgattggttttttttttttttaataaaaatcgaaccaac is from Capsicum annuum cultivar UCD-10X-F1 chromosome 5, UCD10Xv1.1, whole genome shotgun sequence and encodes:
- the LOC107871099 gene encoding ras-related protein RABD2a, with the protein product MNPEYDYLFKLLLIGDSGVGKSCLLLRFADDSYLDSYISTIGVDFKIRTVEQDGKTIKLQIWDTAGQERFRTITSSYYRGAHGIIIVYDITDQESFNNVKQWLSEIDRYASENVNKLLVGNKSDLNDNRAVSYDTAKAFADEIGIPFMEASAKSATNVEQAFMAMAAEIKNRMATQPASNNAKPPTVQIRGQPVNQKSGCCSS